GTCGAAGGGCGTCCGCAACCGGATCGCGGGCTACGTCTCCCGCAAGCGCCAGTCCGAGGCCGCGGCCGCCTGAGCCGGCCGTGCCCGGCGTGATTTACGCCGATCAGAACCGTTTTCCCCTGGTTTGTCCTACCACGGGGAATGACAACGCGAGTCGGTATTCTCGGTGCGACCGGAGCCGTCGGCCAGCGCCTCGTCCAGCTCCTCGACCCCCACCCCGAGTTCGAGATCGCCTGCGTGACCGCGAGCGACGACAGCGCCGGTCGACCCTACGGCGAGGCCGCGAACTGGCGGATCGACGTCCCGATGCCCGACGCGCTCGCCGACCTCGACGTGGCTCGAACGGAGCCCGACGCGATCCCCGACGACGTTCCCCTGTTGTTCTCCTCGCTCCCGTCGGCGGTCGGCGAGCGCGTCGAACCGCCGCTCTGTGAGGCGGGCTACGTGGTCTCCTCGAACTCCTCGAACGACCGGATGGCCGACGACGTCCCGCTCACTATCCCGGAGGTCAACGGCGACCACCTCGACCTGATCGAGGTCCAGCGCGACTCCCGTGACTGGGACGGCGCGCTCGTGAAGAACCCCAACTGTTCGACCATCACGGCGGTGCCGCCGCTCGCGGCGCTCGCCGAGTTCGGGCTCGAAACCGCCCACGTCGCCACGATGCAGGCGGTCTCCGGCGGGGGCTACTCCGGCGTGACCTCGATGGAGATCATCGACAACGTCCTCCCCCACATCGGCGGCGAGGAGGAGAAGGTCGAGACCGAACCCACGAAGCTCCTCGGCGAGTTCGACGGCGCGGAGGTCAAGCGCCACGAGGTCGACATCGCCGCCTCCTGCAACCGCGTCGCGACGGTCGACGGCCACCTCGAAAGCGTCTGGGCCGACACGCGGGAGGACATCACTGCCGACGACGCCGCCCGCGCGATGCGCGAGCTTCCCGCCCTCGACCTCCACAGCTCGCCCGACCAGTTCATCGAGGTCTTCGAGGACCCCGACCGCCCCCAGCCCCGGCTCGACCGGATGGTCGGCGGCGGGATGAGCGTCGCGGCGGGCGGCCTCCGCGAGACGACCCGCGGTGTGCAGTTCAACTGCCTCGCCCACAACACCCTCCGCGGCGCGGCGGGCGCGAGCGTGCTGAACGGCGAACTCCTCGTCGAGCGCGGCTGGGTCTGAACGCCCTTCCCGCCGTCGC
This window of the Halococcus hamelinensis 100A6 genome carries:
- the asd gene encoding aspartate-semialdehyde dehydrogenase, which gives rise to MTTRVGILGATGAVGQRLVQLLDPHPEFEIACVTASDDSAGRPYGEAANWRIDVPMPDALADLDVARTEPDAIPDDVPLLFSSLPSAVGERVEPPLCEAGYVVSSNSSNDRMADDVPLTIPEVNGDHLDLIEVQRDSRDWDGALVKNPNCSTITAVPPLAALAEFGLETAHVATMQAVSGGGYSGVTSMEIIDNVLPHIGGEEEKVETEPTKLLGEFDGAEVKRHEVDIAASCNRVATVDGHLESVWADTREDITADDAARAMRELPALDLHSSPDQFIEVFEDPDRPQPRLDRMVGGGMSVAAGGLRETTRGVQFNCLAHNTLRGAAGASVLNGELLVERGWV